One Eurosta solidaginis isolate ZX-2024a chromosome 5, ASM4086904v1, whole genome shotgun sequence DNA segment encodes these proteins:
- the LOC137253596 gene encoding LITAF domain-containing protein isoform X2, with protein MSKSNESTPPQYTYVPPPSAPPSYQEAVGGVKPVGPFTPISAPTAPTNNAIVTTVVPIGRTATHMICPSCHVEIETTTRTEPGMIAYLSGFIIALLGCWLGCCLIPCCIDDCMDVHHTCPNCKAYLGRYRR; from the exons ATGAGTAAAAGCAATGAATCTACACCGCCGCAATATACATACGTTCCACCACCATCTGCGCCACCTTCTTATCAGGAGGCTGTAGGCGGCGTAAAGCCAGTGGGGCCGTTTACCCCGATTTCCGCACCCACAGCACCAACTAACAATGCAATTGTTACTACAGTTGTACCAATTGGCCGAACAGCAACGCACATGATATGTCCTTCTTGTCATGTGGAAATCGAAACCACAACTCGTACAGAACCTGGTATGATTGCATATCTGTCGGGTTTTATAATAGCTTTACTGGG TTGTTGGCTGGGCTGTTGTCTAATACCATGTTGCATTGATGATTGCATGGATGTACATCACACTTGTCCAAACTGTAAAGCATATCTTGGACGCTATCGGCGATAG
- the LOC137253596 gene encoding cell death-inducing p53-target protein 1 isoform X1, translating to MCMMASGRLSGRFIYWHSYSKKIAKMSKSNESTPPQYTYVPPPSAPPSYQEAVGGVKPVGPFTPISAPTAPTNNAIVTTVVPIGRTATHMICPSCHVEIETTTRTEPGMIAYLSGFIIALLGCWLGCCLIPCCIDDCMDVHHTCPNCKAYLGRYRR from the exons ATGTGTATGATGGCCAGTGGTCGTTTAAGCGGTAGATTTATTTATTGGCATTCATATTCGA aaaaaattgcgAAAATGAGTAAAAGCAATGAATCTACACCGCCGCAATATACATACGTTCCACCACCATCTGCGCCACCTTCTTATCAGGAGGCTGTAGGCGGCGTAAAGCCAGTGGGGCCGTTTACCCCGATTTCCGCACCCACAGCACCAACTAACAATGCAATTGTTACTACAGTTGTACCAATTGGCCGAACAGCAACGCACATGATATGTCCTTCTTGTCATGTGGAAATCGAAACCACAACTCGTACAGAACCTGGTATGATTGCATATCTGTCGGGTTTTATAATAGCTTTACTGGG TTGTTGGCTGGGCTGTTGTCTAATACCATGTTGCATTGATGATTGCATGGATGTACATCACACTTGTCCAAACTGTAAAGCATATCTTGGACGCTATCGGCGATAG
- the LOC137253597 gene encoding unc-112-related protein-like → MIHVGENSWNLRIFITDLRTEKTLRVRGDQHIGGIMLQLVEPENPKDWSDHALWWPAKNVWLTRTRSTLDQVGVHADCILHFTPMHKILRVQLPDLRYLDCRVDFSTKTFASVVNLCKTLDIRYPEELSFCKPIEPEHLKKNFSKLPQKAIPVADLDGTTYIQPAPDTNSFIPINSAFNGSNGSLDKHQNDNFLCAPASPYASTPRRRTSGTAPTTPISSPTGTWKQSNNGYTTIDSSSSLGDFQENLACSPRSPSPDIRARLLRPRSLLEKARMNVGWLDSSLSIMEQGIREYDTLCLRFKYYTFFDINPKYDQVRINQLYEQGKWAILNEEIECTEEESLMFAALQFQINYQVDTHTSSHDVIDSGNGENGTYDDIDTALNELQITLEGPNATTEVNNITKIPELSDYLKFLKPRKFTLRGYKRYFFTYRDLHLHLYKTADDSRRGAPDITINLRGCEVTPDVNLAQGKFAIRLEVSPEGQSGPNSEVWIRCDTEEQYARWMAACRLASKGRSLADSSYESEVASIRSFLSMQKPVQGIAVNIDPRSIDANDYLSSKMLRKISGKASQRILEAHANVRKLALIEAKLKYIEAWQSLPDFGVTLFVIKFDGHKKEELLGVAHNRIMRMDLSTGDHIKTWRYNTMKAWNVNWGIKCMMIQFHDETVVFSCQSADCKVVHEFIGGYIFMSMRSKENNQTLNEELFHKLTGGWA, encoded by the coding sequence ATGATTCACGTCGGCGAAAATTCATGGAATCTCCGGATATTCATCACAGATCTGCGGACCGAAAAAACTTTACGTGTTCGTGGGGATCAGCATATTGGTGGTATTATGCTACAACTCGTTGAACCGGAAAACCCAAAAGATTGGTCAGATCATGCCCTTTGGTGGCCTGCAAAAAATGTGTGGCTAACACGAACTCGGTCCACTTTAGATCAGGTGGGTGTGCATGCCGATTGCATTCTTCATTTTACTCCAATGCATAAAATACTACGAGTACAATTACCTGATCTGCGATATTTAGATTGTAGAGTAGATTTTTCTACAAAAACGTTCGCTTCAGTTGTAAATTTGTGTAAAACCCTTGATATACGGTATCCCGAAGAACTATCATTTTGTAAACCAATTGAACCGGAGcatttaaaaaagaatttttccaAATTACCCCAAAAAGCTATACCAGTAGCAGACCTTGATGGAACTACGTATATACAACCTGCTCCAGATACGAATTCCTTTATTCCGATTAATTCAGCATTCAATGGTAGCAACGGTAGTCTTGATAAACATCAAAATGATAATTTTTTATGCGCTCCTGCATCTCCATATGCTTCAACACCACGTAGGCGAACTAGTGGAACCGCTCCCACTACGCCAATTAGCTCACCAACTGGTACATGGAAACAAAGTAATAATGGATACACAACAATCGATTCATCTTCCAGTCTTGGAGATTTTCAAGAAAATTTGGCTTGTTCACCGAGATCGCCAAGTCCAGATATACGTGCACGTCTTTTACGTCCTCGCTCTTTACTAGAAAAAGCACGTATGAATGTAGGTTGGTTAGACTCGTCACTTTCTATTATGGAGCAGGGCATCCGTGAATATGACACTTTATGTTTGCGTTTCaaatattatacattttttgATATAAATCCAAAATATGATCAAGTTCGTATAAATCAGTTATATGAACAAGGGAAATGGGCTATACTAAATGAAGAGATTGAATGTACAGAAGAGGAGTCACTTATGTTTGCTGCGCtacaatttcaaataaattatcaAGTCGATACACATACGTCTAGTCATGATGTAATAGACTCCGGAAATGGCGAGAACGGAACTTACGATGACATAGACACAGCACTAAATGAATTACAGATTACATTGGAAGGACCAAATGCTACTACAGAAGTcaataatattacaaaaatacCTGAGTTATCTGACTACTTGAAATTCCTGAAGCCCAGAAAATTTACTTTAAGAGGTTATAAAAGATACTTTTTCACATATCGCGATTTACATCTTCATCTATATAAAACTGCTGATGATTCTCGCCGAGGTGCACCAGATATTACAATAAACTTACGAGGTTGCGAAGTGACACCTGATGTTAATTTAGCACAAGGAAAATTTGCTATACGTTTGGAAGTATCACCAGAAGGACAAAGCGGACCGAATAGCGAAGTTTGGATACGTTGCGATACAGAGGAGCAATATGCTAGATGGATGGCAGCATGTCGTTTAGCTTCAAAAGGTCGTTCTCTCGCTGATAGTTCATACGAAAGTGAGGTGGCCAGTATTCGATCGTTTCTTAGTATGCAAAAACCAGTACAAGGAATTGCTGTTAATATTGATCCCCGTAGTATTGATGCCAACGATTATTTATCATCGAAAATGTTGCGTAAAATATCTGGAAAGGCATCCCAACGAATATTGGAAGCACATGCAAATGTACGCAAATTGGCATTGATAGAAGCAAAACTTAAATATATTGAAGCTTGGCAATCTTTGCCTGATTTTGGTGTTACATTATTTGTTATAAAATTTGATGGACATAAAAAAGAAGAACTTCTTGGAGTTGCTCATAACCGGATTATGCGTATGGATTTAAGTACTGGAGATCATATAAAAACTTGGCGTTATAACACAATGAAAGCCTGGAATGTTAATTGGGGCATAAAATGTATGATGATTCAATTTCATGATGAAACCGTTGTATTCTCATGTCAATCGGCCGATTGCAAGGTCGTGCACGAATTCATTGGTGGGTATATATTTATGTCAATGCGATCTAAGGAAAATAACCAAACATTAAACGAGGAACTGTTCCACAAACTAACCGGTGGATGGGCATAA